Proteins encoded together in one Chryseobacterium sp. G0201 window:
- a CDS encoding DUF4129 domain-containing protein: MNKIFFFLLIFFSYESSFAQDQTDPPPVAEAYIDSLNTGHYKNMYRADSVLLKNPVSENTVYPKKFKENIQSRYKGNEFDYTTVKPKESFWQKLLRKIDKILQSIFGDTVFTKSGNIAGILIRIFAIILVGFLLYFIIKYLIGKDGNFIFGKKNKKVIIKDEELHENIHEINFPESIAKFEREGDYRSAVRYQFLFVLKKLSDKKSINWNPEKTNKDYVTELKVPNLKNEFSNLSYIFEYVWYGEFSIDEQSYQKFKAQYQAFKP, from the coding sequence ATGAATAAAATCTTTTTTTTCTTACTGATATTTTTCTCCTATGAATCTTCATTTGCTCAGGATCAGACAGATCCGCCGCCAGTTGCGGAAGCCTATATAGATTCATTGAACACGGGACATTACAAAAATATGTACCGTGCAGATTCTGTTTTGCTTAAAAATCCGGTTTCAGAAAACACGGTTTATCCAAAAAAGTTCAAGGAAAATATTCAGTCGAGATACAAAGGAAATGAGTTTGATTATACAACCGTAAAACCTAAAGAATCTTTTTGGCAGAAGCTTTTAAGAAAGATCGATAAAATATTGCAAAGTATTTTTGGCGACACCGTTTTCACTAAATCAGGCAATATTGCAGGGATTTTAATTCGAATATTTGCCATTATTCTGGTCGGTTTTCTTTTGTATTTTATCATTAAATATTTAATTGGAAAAGACGGGAATTTCATTTTTGGAAAAAAGAACAAGAAAGTTATTATTAAGGATGAAGAGCTTCATGAAAACATTCATGAGATCAATTTCCCGGAAAGTATTGCTAAGTTCGAAAGAGAAGGGGATTACCGTTCTGCAGTTCGTTATCAGTTTTTATTTGTCTTGAAAAAATTAAGTGATAAAAAATCCATCAACTGGAATCCAGAGAAGACCAATAAAGATTACGTGACAGAATTAAAAGTTCCCAATCTGAAAAATGAATTTTCTAATTTATCTTATATTTTCGAATATGTTTGGTACGGTGAATTCAGTATTGATGAACAAAGTTATCAGAAATTCAAAGCCCAATATCAAGCATTTAAACCTTAA
- a CDS encoding DUF4013 domain-containing protein — translation MMQFYKKRDFGTFISDSFTFFKLYGKNYFKNYILLNGLLMILMITVFVLGYRELFSQIFGSNLSGESYYFQQYFEDNLGMLITIGILTFLLFLILIIVNYLFPVFYLKRLGQGQEKIKTDDILSDFKNNAGKIAKLCLGMIFIVTPLSFIIIGFSYVLVLIVIGFFLILLVFPTLFNVVTFLMYDYFNSSRGFFESLSYSIRSQFSYPNGREKSPYWKYWGATIIVSIILYVVTSIFTFVPMMFFYGSLLTSAPDGNFEQNPFAGTAGILFFVLYGVSMLVSFFLSNMLYVNSGLMYYDSRTDLHQKVELAEIDTIGNNE, via the coding sequence ATGATGCAGTTTTATAAAAAAAGAGATTTTGGAACTTTTATAAGTGACAGTTTCACGTTTTTCAAATTATACGGTAAGAATTACTTTAAAAATTATATTTTACTGAATGGTTTGCTGATGATTTTAATGATCACAGTATTTGTTTTAGGATACAGAGAATTATTTTCACAGATTTTCGGTTCAAATCTAAGTGGCGAAAGCTATTATTTTCAACAATATTTTGAAGATAATCTTGGAATGCTGATTACCATCGGAATTCTGACCTTTCTTCTTTTCCTAATTTTAATAATCGTTAATTATCTTTTCCCCGTTTTTTATCTAAAAAGATTGGGACAGGGACAGGAAAAGATCAAAACGGATGATATTTTGAGCGACTTTAAAAACAATGCAGGGAAAATTGCCAAGCTTTGTTTAGGAATGATATTTATCGTTACACCGCTGTCATTCATTATAATAGGATTTTCTTATGTGTTGGTTCTGATCGTGATAGGATTCTTTTTAATCTTACTGGTTTTTCCAACGCTATTCAATGTTGTTACATTTTTGATGTATGATTATTTTAATTCTAGCCGAGGCTTTTTCGAAAGTTTAAGCTATTCCATTAGATCTCAGTTTTCTTATCCGAACGGCAGAGAAAAATCGCCGTATTGGAAATATTGGGGAGCAACGATCATTGTTTCAATCATTTTATATGTTGTAACTTCAATTTTTACATTTGTTCCGATGATGTTCTTTTACGGATCACTTTTAACGTCCGCTCCGGATGGTAATTTTGAACAAAATCCGTTTGCAGGGACAGCAGGAATACTTTTCTTTGTACTTTACGGAGTTTCGATGCTTGTATCATTTTTCCTTTCAAATATGCTGTACGTGAATTCCGGATTGATGTATTACGATAGCAGAACAGACCTTCATCAAAAAGTAGAATTAGCAGAAATAGATACCATCGGTAATAATGAATAA
- a CDS encoding RDD family protein, whose product MSQIAINTSQNVNINFNIASVGERMLAFIIDLLIKVAYVVVAFYVFFNFFDLGYLLNGLDQWSQMAIYIAITFPIYIYPVVLESLMEGQTPGKKLMKIRVVKIDGYQASFGDYLIRWMFRLIDTSFAGVVGLISMIVSKNNQRLGDIASGTAVISLKNTINISHTILENIKEDYIPSFPQVIALTDNDMRIIKDNYTKALRVDDRQIISKLSDKIKGILKLEIDGTKMTERQFINVVIKDYNYYTGKDS is encoded by the coding sequence ATGTCTCAAATTGCGATTAATACTTCACAAAATGTAAATATTAATTTCAACATCGCCAGTGTTGGAGAGAGGATGCTTGCGTTTATCATCGATCTTCTGATAAAGGTTGCTTATGTAGTCGTTGCTTTCTACGTATTTTTTAATTTTTTCGACCTTGGTTATTTGTTGAATGGACTCGATCAATGGTCACAAATGGCAATTTATATTGCGATAACTTTCCCCATTTATATTTATCCTGTAGTGCTGGAAAGCTTGATGGAAGGCCAGACACCCGGAAAAAAATTAATGAAGATCCGTGTTGTGAAAATTGATGGTTACCAGGCAAGTTTTGGAGATTATCTTATTCGCTGGATGTTCAGATTGATTGATACTTCTTTTGCAGGTGTTGTTGGTTTAATTTCCATGATCGTTTCTAAAAATAATCAACGTTTAGGAGATATTGCTTCGGGAACTGCTGTAATTTCACTAAAAAACACCATTAATATTTCTCATACAATCTTAGAAAATATTAAAGAAGATTATATTCCATCGTTTCCGCAAGTCATTGCTCTAACTGACAATGATATGAGAATTATTAAAGATAACTACACAAAAGCTTTGAGAGTTGATGACAGACAGATTATCAGTAAACTTTCCGATAAAATTAAAGGGATTTTAAAGCTTGAAATTGACGGCACAAAAATGACGGAAAGACAGTTTATTAATGTTGTCATTAAAGATTATAATTATTATACGGGAAAGGATAGTTGA
- a CDS encoding stage II sporulation protein M, giving the protein MREVYFIKQNKEKWLGIEQVIQGKIKKNPDDLSSLYINLINDLSFAQTYYPKSNTTVYLNHLSSQIFQKIYKTKRVEQNRLLYFFKTEVPLLVYQYRRYLTYAFLFFTLFTLIGVLSAIYDKDFANIILGESYVNETIENIKKGNAVGVYQSGSTWGSTIGIIFNNIGVGAKLYIYGIAGGVGTLYALLSNSVMLGSFQYFFYDYGALKDSARGIWLHGVFEIFSMVVEAMCGLILGASILFPKTLSRFNSFKNGFKDSFKIFLSTVPFTICAGIIEGYITRHALKMPLILNLIIIFGTLAIIGFYYIIYPSIVNKKTNNQINDAVL; this is encoded by the coding sequence ATGAGAGAAGTTTATTTCATTAAACAAAATAAAGAAAAATGGTTGGGAATTGAACAGGTTATTCAAGGGAAAATTAAAAAAAATCCTGATGACCTGTCTTCGTTGTACATTAACTTGATTAATGATCTTTCTTTTGCCCAGACTTATTATCCCAAAAGTAATACAACGGTTTATTTAAATCACTTATCTTCTCAGATATTTCAAAAAATTTACAAAACGAAAAGGGTAGAGCAAAATAGATTGCTATATTTTTTCAAAACAGAAGTTCCTTTGTTGGTCTATCAGTACAGAAGATATTTGACGTACGCATTTTTGTTTTTTACTTTGTTTACTTTGATTGGGGTTCTTTCTGCAATTTATGACAAAGATTTTGCGAATATTATTCTTGGAGAAAGCTATGTTAACGAAACCATAGAAAATATCAAAAAGGGAAATGCTGTAGGAGTTTATCAAAGCGGTTCAACCTGGGGCAGTACGATCGGAATTATTTTCAACAATATCGGAGTCGGCGCAAAATTGTACATCTACGGAATTGCAGGCGGAGTCGGAACTTTATACGCTTTGCTTTCAAACAGTGTAATGTTGGGCTCTTTCCAGTATTTTTTCTATGATTACGGAGCATTAAAAGACAGCGCAAGAGGAATCTGGCTTCACGGCGTTTTTGAGATTTTCTCGATGGTTGTTGAAGCGATGTGCGGATTGATCTTGGGAGCATCTATTTTATTTCCGAAAACTTTGTCAAGGTTTAATTCGTTTAAAAATGGGTTTAAAGATTCATTTAAAATATTTTTAAGCACGGTTCCATTTACGATCTGTGCAGGAATTATCGAAGGATATATCACAAGACATGCTTTGAAAATGCCTTTGATTCTGAATTTAATTATTATTTTCGGAACACTGGCGATCATAGGATTTTATTATATTATTTATCCGTCAATTGTCAACAAAAAAACTAATAACCAGATCAATGATGCAGTTTTATAA